From one Lysinibacillus sp. G4S2 genomic stretch:
- a CDS encoding DNA ligase D, giving the protein MKPMLLTEVLETPIGEEWLYEIKFDGFRCMLVWDEQPMLISRNGNNLNHLFPEILDFCLSIFHQVKAYLPLTFDGELVYLTNDFKSEFSLVQKRGRMQNKEVIAAHAKDFPFHYIAFDLLSYKGESLTNKYLKTRKQQLAKLFKTLKLPVMINYEDQRRMQALNGVEQSEPLWKAIKIYNGEGMVAKKKTSKWVGDTRSTHWLKIKNWRYVTVIVTKYDHGNGYFHGSVYQQEELVEVVSFKHGLSEEERKTLIAFFQENGQRNNETWELEPSICVDVACIDFDGSKCREPRFHAFRLGTMVRDCHWQHMQRQLYPIPDTVQITHPDKPVWPEIGITKDGYLQYLQIISPYLLPFLRNRPLTLIRFPHGVPGESFYQKSSPEKIPEFVSTGWMDNINYLVCNNLETLLWLGNQLALELHIPFQTLQTEYPTEIVFDLDPPSVEQFSLAVRGALDLKEIIDYFKLQSFVKSSGGKGLQLYIPLPENAFSYEEVRVFTEFISRFLCEQKPELYTIERLKKNRHNKLYLDYVQHAEGKTIIAPYSTRGNEKGLVATPLYWEEVNEQLTPDLFTIPAVLERMKKVSNPFKNFRQVGERQDFQSALERIKEQ; this is encoded by the coding sequence ATGAAACCAATGCTATTAACAGAAGTGCTTGAAACGCCTATTGGTGAAGAATGGTTGTACGAAATAAAATTTGATGGATTTAGATGTATGTTAGTATGGGACGAACAGCCAATGTTAATAAGCAGAAATGGCAATAACTTAAATCACTTGTTTCCAGAGATACTGGATTTTTGTCTGAGCATATTTCATCAAGTAAAAGCTTATTTACCATTAACATTTGATGGGGAATTAGTGTATTTAACGAATGATTTTAAAAGTGAATTTTCGCTTGTTCAAAAAAGAGGTAGGATGCAAAATAAAGAAGTTATTGCTGCACATGCAAAAGACTTTCCTTTTCATTATATTGCTTTTGATTTACTGAGCTATAAAGGGGAGTCGCTGACAAATAAATATTTAAAAACTCGCAAACAGCAACTGGCTAAGCTTTTTAAGACTTTAAAGCTTCCTGTGATGATCAATTATGAAGATCAACGTCGTATGCAAGCACTTAATGGTGTAGAACAGAGTGAGCCTCTTTGGAAGGCTATTAAGATTTACAATGGAGAGGGAATGGTTGCGAAGAAGAAAACTAGTAAATGGGTTGGAGATACGCGCTCGACTCATTGGTTAAAAATTAAGAATTGGCGCTATGTAACGGTCATAGTGACTAAATATGATCATGGCAATGGCTATTTTCATGGCTCTGTTTATCAACAGGAGGAGCTAGTTGAAGTCGTTAGTTTTAAACATGGACTGTCAGAGGAAGAGCGTAAAACACTCATTGCTTTCTTTCAAGAAAATGGACAGAGGAATAATGAAACATGGGAACTGGAGCCATCCATTTGTGTTGATGTAGCATGTATTGATTTTGATGGAAGCAAATGTCGAGAACCACGTTTCCATGCATTTCGACTGGGGACGATGGTTCGGGATTGTCATTGGCAGCACATGCAGCGTCAACTTTATCCTATTCCTGATACTGTTCAAATTACGCATCCTGATAAACCTGTTTGGCCTGAAATCGGTATTACGAAGGATGGATATTTGCAATATTTACAAATAATCTCTCCGTATTTATTACCTTTTTTGAGAAATCGTCCGCTTACATTAATTCGGTTTCCACATGGGGTTCCGGGTGAAAGCTTTTATCAAAAAAGTAGTCCAGAGAAAATACCTGAATTTGTTTCAACAGGATGGATGGACAATATTAATTATCTTGTGTGTAACAATCTTGAAACATTATTGTGGCTAGGCAATCAGCTTGCGTTAGAGCTGCATATACCTTTTCAAACGTTGCAAACAGAGTATCCGACTGAAATTGTCTTCGATTTAGACCCTCCGTCGGTAGAGCAATTTTCACTGGCCGTTCGTGGGGCGTTAGATTTAAAGGAAATTATTGATTATTTTAAGCTACAATCTTTTGTTAAATCATCGGGTGGAAAAGGATTACAGCTATATATACCGTTACCTGAAAATGCATTTTCCTATGAAGAGGTGCGAGTATTTACTGAATTTATCAGTCGTTTTTTATGTGAGCAAAAGCCTGAACTATATACGATTGAGCGCTTAAAAAAGAATAGGCATAACAAATTATATTTAGATTATGTGCAGCATGCAGAAGGGAAAACAATTATTGCACCATACTCAACACGTGGTAATGAGAAGGGCTTAGTGGCAACACCATTATACTGGGAGGAGGTCAATGAACAGTTAACACCAGACCTCTTTACCATTCCAGCTGTACTGGAGCGAATGAAAAAAGTGAGCAATCCATTTAAAAATTTCCGTCAAGTAGGGGAGAGGCAAGATTTTCAATCAGCTTTAGAACGGATAAAGGAGCAATGA
- a CDS encoding AAA family ATPase gives MNNTFPQKIHIIGSVGSGKTTLAKELSLKFNIPYYELDNVVWTRKESGDIRRTNQEKIDHLNAIIQTKTWIIEGVHNEEWVAQSFHHADLIIFLDTNYAVRIYRIIKRFILQKMSLEKSHYKPTFTIFIKMFQWNRYFEEISKPNFFQKFSGYQDKILVINNERFTHRYLNGND, from the coding sequence TTGAACAATACATTTCCACAAAAAATACATATCATCGGCTCTGTTGGGAGCGGGAAAACAACGTTAGCGAAAGAATTATCTTTAAAATTCAATATCCCTTATTATGAATTAGATAATGTTGTTTGGACAAGAAAAGAATCGGGGGATATAAGAAGGACCAATCAAGAAAAGATAGATCATTTAAATGCTATCATTCAAACTAAAACTTGGATCATTGAGGGCGTACATAATGAGGAGTGGGTAGCACAAAGTTTTCATCATGCCGACTTGATTATTTTCTTGGATACAAATTATGCCGTAAGAATTTATCGAATAATCAAAAGATTCATTTTGCAAAAAATGAGTCTGGAAAAGTCACATTACAAACCGACTTTTACAATATTCATCAAAATGTTTCAATGGAATCGATATTTTGAAGAGATTAGTAAACCTAATTTTTTTCAAAAGTTTAGCGGTTATCAGGATAAGATATTGGTCATAAATAATGAGAGGTTTACACACAGGTACTTAAATGGAAATGACTAA
- a CDS encoding Ku protein, producing the protein MHTVWKGSISFGLVNIPVKLHAATENKDIKLRQLHKECHTPISYKKVCEGCNQEVKDEDIVKAYEYAKNKFVVLDQEELENLRKENEDKAVEIIDFVKLTEIDPIYFERTYFLSPDTTGSKAYSLLRQTLEQSGKIGVAKIIIRSKEQLAIVRVYQNALVMETIHFPDEVRSVNDVPSIPSEQTVVPKELETALMLVDQLTTEFNPEKYTDDYRNALMELIEEKKATNTISTSDKRPVPDNVTDLMTALQASLEKTKKPTTRKRATKTKKNA; encoded by the coding sequence ATGCATACAGTTTGGAAAGGCAGTATCTCATTTGGACTTGTCAATATACCAGTGAAACTACATGCCGCAACTGAAAATAAAGACATTAAACTGCGACAGCTCCATAAAGAATGTCATACACCTATTAGCTATAAAAAGGTTTGTGAAGGCTGTAATCAAGAAGTTAAAGATGAGGATATTGTCAAGGCTTATGAATATGCCAAAAATAAGTTTGTCGTATTAGATCAAGAAGAATTAGAGAACTTGCGTAAGGAAAATGAAGATAAGGCAGTTGAAATCATAGATTTTGTTAAATTAACCGAAATCGATCCTATTTATTTTGAACGAACTTATTTTTTATCCCCTGATACGACTGGCAGTAAGGCATATTCCCTATTACGTCAAACATTAGAGCAATCTGGAAAAATAGGCGTTGCCAAAATTATTATCCGTTCAAAAGAGCAGCTCGCGATTGTTCGTGTTTATCAAAATGCCCTTGTGATGGAAACAATTCATTTCCCTGACGAGGTAAGAAGTGTGAATGATGTGCCGAGTATTCCAAGTGAACAAACGGTCGTTCCAAAAGAGTTAGAAACAGCACTAATGCTCGTTGACCAATTAACAACAGAATTTAACCCTGAAAAATATACAGACGACTATCGTAATGCGTTAATGGAGCTAATTGAGGAGAAAAAAGCTACGAATACAATCTCAACTAGCGATAAACGTCCGGTACCTGATAATGTCACGGACTTAATGACAGCACTTCAAGCTTCCTTAGAGAAAACGAAAAAGCCAACAACAAGAAAACGAGCAACAAAAACGAAAAAAAATGCTTAA
- a CDS encoding DUF418 domain-containing protein: MQPIELNKRIDTLDYLRGFALLGIILVNIPSLLWITPPETSIDITYNRFLLLFVEGKFFSIFSFLFGVGFYIFISRAKAKNEKAYLLFIRRIIILFLIGLVHFYFQPGEALTVYAIFGLIALPFYKARKEINVTIGLILLAVTAYYGIKIAMPFPLILLGLAAGQYRIFEKINDNRKSIFIFTIIMFGISIGGLLYQWHYVPEAMVNFNNMTEDELTEHVTNVGNFSLIGLQFSPFVSAFYVGLLMLLLQHPLCQFLLSPLKDYGRMALTNYLGQTTLILIIGNAFHLIGNIRFIQSLWICIGIYIFQLLFSRFWLKFFRFGPLEWLWRMGTYWTVPSILKTSTHSKERS, encoded by the coding sequence ATGCAACCAATTGAATTAAACAAAAGAATAGATACATTAGATTATTTAAGAGGATTTGCTTTATTAGGAATTATTTTAGTCAATATTCCATCATTACTGTGGATTACACCACCAGAAACATCGATAGATATTACATATAATAGGTTTCTATTGCTCTTTGTGGAAGGGAAGTTTTTCTCCATTTTTTCATTTTTATTTGGTGTAGGCTTTTATATTTTTATTTCCCGTGCAAAAGCTAAAAATGAAAAGGCATATTTATTATTCATTAGAAGAATCATTATTTTATTTTTAATAGGACTTGTACATTTCTATTTTCAACCAGGAGAAGCATTAACCGTCTATGCGATATTTGGGCTAATTGCGTTACCATTTTACAAAGCTCGGAAAGAAATAAACGTTACTATAGGGCTTATATTATTAGCCGTAACAGCTTATTATGGCATCAAAATTGCTATGCCGTTTCCACTTATTTTACTAGGTTTAGCAGCTGGGCAATATCGAATTTTTGAAAAGATCAATGACAATCGAAAAAGCATATTTATCTTTACAATTATAATGTTCGGTATTAGCATAGGCGGCTTGCTGTATCAATGGCATTATGTCCCAGAGGCAATGGTGAACTTTAATAATATGACAGAGGATGAACTTACAGAACATGTGACAAACGTTGGGAATTTTTCGCTAATAGGGCTTCAGTTCAGTCCATTTGTATCAGCATTTTATGTAGGACTATTAATGCTTTTACTCCAACATCCTTTATGTCAATTTTTGCTATCACCATTAAAAGATTATGGCCGAATGGCTTTAACAAATTATTTAGGACAAACAACGCTGATTTTAATAATAGGGAATGCCTTTCACCTTATTGGCAATATCCGTTTCATCCAATCTCTTTGGATTTGCATAGGCATTTACATTTTTCAATTACTATTTAGTAGGTTTTGGCTAAAATTCTTTAGATTTGGTCCATTAGAATGGTTGTGGCGCATGGGCACATATTGGACAGTACCTTCAATACTTAAAACTTCTACTCATTCTAAGGAACGTTCCTAA
- a CDS encoding serine hydrolase domain-containing protein → MINISERMEHYRITGLSLVTIEKSKISKSDYFGVLEAGSDQKINEHTIFNACSISKFLTSILVSKLVEQGFLNLDEDINKKLVSWKVPDNQFTKHKKVTLRNLLCHQSGIVDPESSFTAVESFNDMPSMLEILDGKTPYCKTPIEITYEPESEFHYSDAGFCVIQLLIEDTMGKPFSVLMDELIFQPLSMTNSTFSSTLSTSNTDNFACGHDKNGELISGKYAIYPYLAACGIWTTPNDLAKLLLDVTSAIKGQSKLGLTATRIKELFRPQGCKEWVGLGVFLDVAEEKLEFSSLGWGVGFQCMLVAYPYLEKGIIMMTNTDTGVHQMKGIMGEIYHSLS, encoded by the coding sequence ATGATAAACATTAGTGAACGCATGGAGCATTATCGTATAACTGGCCTCAGTCTTGTAACTATCGAAAAGAGCAAAATCAGTAAGTCAGATTATTTTGGAGTTCTAGAAGCAGGTAGCGATCAAAAAATTAATGAGCACACGATTTTCAATGCTTGTTCGATAAGTAAGTTTCTAACAAGCATATTAGTATCGAAATTGGTGGAGCAAGGTTTTTTAAACTTAGATGAAGATATTAATAAGAAGCTAGTTTCATGGAAGGTTCCTGACAATCAATTTACAAAGCATAAAAAAGTTACATTACGTAACTTACTCTGCCATCAATCAGGTATTGTGGACCCGGAAAGCAGTTTTACGGCAGTAGAATCGTTCAATGACATGCCATCCATGCTAGAAATATTGGATGGTAAAACGCCCTACTGCAAAACGCCTATTGAGATAACGTATGAACCCGAAAGTGAATTTCACTATTCCGATGCAGGCTTTTGCGTTATTCAATTACTTATTGAAGACACAATGGGCAAACCATTTTCCGTTCTTATGGACGAACTTATTTTTCAGCCATTGAGCATGACAAACAGCACATTTTCTAGCACTCTTTCAACATCAAATACGGATAATTTTGCATGTGGTCATGATAAAAATGGCGAGTTAATCTCAGGAAAATACGCTATTTATCCATACCTTGCAGCTTGTGGTATATGGACTACTCCAAACGATTTAGCAAAATTATTATTGGATGTTACGAGTGCTATAAAAGGACAAAGTAAACTTGGTCTTACGGCAACACGAATAAAAGAATTGTTTCGACCTCAAGGATGTAAGGAATGGGTAGGCCTAGGTGTATTTCTAGATGTAGCTGAAGAGAAACTCGAATTTTCCTCGCTTGGCTGGGGTGTTGGGTTTCAATGTATGCTAGTAGCTTATCCATACCTAGAAAAAGGTATTATCATGATGACGAATACGGATACTGGTGTACATCAAATGAAGGGAATCATGGGTGAAATCTATCATTCGCTTTCGTAA
- a CDS encoding dihydrofolate reductase family protein, which translates to MSREIILYVATSLDGFIAKENDDLQWLEEAEVEGDAGYSDMYQSIDTIIMGKRTYDWVVEHTETFPYPDKKCYVFSTSLSGKNEHVEFVNEDVVTFSKKLREQEGSKIWMVGGADILDAFMKEQLIDELIITITPHLLGSGIPLFKNNNPFQELKLANTTRYGQMVQMHYRVKKG; encoded by the coding sequence ATGTCACGAGAAATCATATTATATGTTGCGACTAGTTTGGATGGATTTATAGCGAAAGAAAATGATGACTTACAATGGCTGGAAGAGGCTGAGGTGGAAGGGGATGCTGGCTATTCCGACATGTATCAATCTATCGATACCATTATTATGGGTAAAAGAACGTATGATTGGGTTGTTGAGCATACGGAGACCTTTCCATATCCTGATAAGAAATGTTATGTATTCTCGACTTCATTAAGTGGTAAAAACGAACATGTTGAGTTTGTGAATGAGGATGTCGTAACGTTTTCGAAAAAGTTAAGGGAACAGGAAGGCTCGAAAATATGGATGGTTGGTGGAGCTGACATACTTGATGCATTTATGAAGGAACAGCTGATCGATGAATTGATAATTACAATCACACCCCATCTATTAGGCTCTGGCATTCCGCTGTTTAAGAATAATAATCCATTTCAAGAGTTGAAGTTAGCCAATACGACTCGCTATGGACAAATGGTGCAAATGCATTATAGGGTGAAGAAAGGCTGA
- a CDS encoding serine hydrolase domain-containing protein, giving the protein MKPSKIYMFMIAMIVAFYSLSPTIVHASSDEKIQKIEQFVEEQMAISKIPGVSLVIVEKGETVYEKGFGYADVKSKTPVTSNTLFELGSTSKAFTGLAILQLEREGLLKRSDDVQKYIPWLKLKYNGELQSITINQLLHHTSGIPSITIANIPESNESDALELTVKKLLDQPLDRKPGSSFEYATLNYDVLGLIVEKVSKQPFDMYIKQHILEPLNMNDSFVGLHQVKSDEMASGYKIGLMREQPYTPPIYRGNVPAGYIISNTNDIAKWLKLQLGSSQIYSIDKKIIQESHIPDQSVEPFDKDTYYASGWGVMEQDKKQYLLHAGENPTFTSYFIMQPDEQLGVAILSNMNSSYTTAIGQGVMNLWEGKNIDINHSDNLQRIDKTVTLLCVIVVGFGMFLSILLLTTLRQIVKKQRMRVSFNTKRTFFLIIHSLVVAIFLTLLIMFPKILLGANWEFVKVWGPTSISVLFYGVIVGSVIFYLLGLLSIFTKKENK; this is encoded by the coding sequence ATGAAACCATCAAAAATCTATATGTTTATGATTGCTATGATTGTAGCGTTTTATAGTTTATCGCCAACAATCGTACATGCAAGCTCAGATGAAAAAATTCAAAAAATTGAACAATTTGTTGAAGAGCAAATGGCAATTAGTAAAATTCCCGGGGTATCGTTAGTAATTGTAGAGAAGGGGGAAACGGTCTATGAAAAGGGCTTCGGATATGCCGATGTTAAGTCAAAAACACCCGTTACTTCTAATACATTATTTGAACTAGGATCCACATCGAAAGCATTTACAGGACTAGCCATTCTACAATTGGAAAGGGAAGGATTGTTAAAACGATCTGATGATGTCCAAAAGTATATCCCATGGTTGAAGTTAAAATATAATGGAGAGCTGCAGTCGATTACGATTAATCAGTTACTGCATCATACAAGTGGGATCCCATCAATCACCATAGCTAATATCCCTGAAAGTAATGAAAGTGATGCTCTTGAGTTGACTGTGAAAAAATTACTTGATCAGCCATTAGATCGTAAACCAGGTAGCTCATTTGAGTACGCAACGCTGAATTATGATGTTTTGGGACTCATTGTTGAAAAGGTATCAAAACAGCCCTTTGATATGTATATTAAACAGCATATATTAGAGCCACTTAATATGAATGATTCATTTGTTGGTCTTCATCAAGTTAAATCTGATGAGATGGCGTCAGGTTATAAAATCGGACTAATGAGAGAGCAGCCATACACACCACCTATCTATCGTGGAAATGTACCTGCTGGATATATTATAAGCAACACGAATGATATAGCAAAATGGTTAAAGTTACAGTTAGGAAGTAGCCAAATTTATTCTATTGATAAGAAAATTATTCAAGAATCGCATATTCCTGATCAATCTGTAGAGCCTTTCGATAAGGATACATACTACGCTAGTGGATGGGGAGTTATGGAACAAGACAAAAAACAATATTTACTCCATGCAGGTGAAAATCCAACATTTACATCTTATTTCATTATGCAGCCAGATGAACAATTAGGAGTGGCCATACTGTCCAATATGAATTCGAGCTATACAACCGCTATTGGACAAGGTGTGATGAATTTGTGGGAAGGGAAAAATATTGATATTAACCATTCCGACAACTTACAAAGAATAGATAAAACTGTGACGCTTTTGTGCGTGATTGTCGTAGGATTTGGGATGTTTTTAAGTATTTTATTGCTAACAACATTGAGGCAGATTGTTAAAAAACAGCGAATGAGAGTATCGTTCAATACAAAAAGGACGTTCTTCCTAATCATACATTCTTTAGTTGTAGCAATATTTTTGACACTTTTAATTATGTTCCCTAAAATTTTACTAGGGGCAAACTGGGAATTTGTTAAAGTATGGGGTCCTACTTCAATTTCTGTGTTGTTTTATGGTGTCATAGTGGGAAGTGTTATTTTTTATTTACTAGGCTTATTGAGCATTTTTACTAAAAAAGAAAATAAGTAA
- a CDS encoding SDR family oxidoreductase yields MSKNIVVITGAGSGLGAALAKKYSGLGYYICLLGRTKSKLEETAKTLSNGYSIYEVDVTSKQMVAKIIQSIQDDLGSIQLLINNAGVGYFDNAENLSEDSVHQMIDINLKGTIFCTQEVLKGMKERNEGTIVNIVSTAGKEGKVTESVYCASKFGVKGFTESLALELKETSINVCAVYMGGMRTEFWDGIFSEERTKNLMDPNDIADIIMDNIKPRKLLAVTEIVIKNQR; encoded by the coding sequence ATGAGCAAAAATATCGTTGTTATAACAGGTGCTGGCAGTGGATTAGGTGCTGCACTTGCCAAAAAATATTCGGGCCTTGGCTATTACATTTGTTTATTAGGCCGAACGAAATCAAAGCTAGAGGAAACGGCTAAAACGTTAAGCAATGGCTATTCTATTTATGAGGTGGATGTTACTTCTAAACAAATGGTCGCTAAAATAATTCAATCTATACAAGATGATTTAGGGTCAATTCAATTACTAATTAATAATGCTGGTGTTGGCTATTTTGATAACGCTGAAAACTTGAGTGAGGATTCAGTTCATCAAATGATTGATATAAATCTAAAAGGAACTATTTTTTGCACACAAGAAGTGTTAAAAGGTATGAAAGAACGTAATGAAGGAACGATCGTCAATATCGTTTCCACAGCTGGTAAAGAGGGGAAAGTAACGGAATCAGTTTATTGTGCAAGTAAATTTGGAGTAAAAGGTTTTACGGAAAGTCTTGCATTAGAATTAAAAGAAACATCCATTAATGTATGTGCTGTTTACATGGGTGGTATGAGAACAGAGTTTTGGGACGGGATATTTTCAGAGGAACGAACAAAGAACTTAATGGATCCTAATGATATCGCGGATATTATCATGGATAATATTAAACCAAGGAAATTACTAGCTGTAACTGAAATTGTTATTAAAAATCAACGATAA
- a CDS encoding PH domain-containing protein, whose amino-acid sequence MEIKKKGGIIPMVYHAKTDIILAIIIFLLVWMFGAIPLFLFIRSLSTVIIMSMVFIISVVFIWWYANSIKFVFCENYLLVKGGPFKSKIPYQSITRVSPTTDKYTGYLISSSDKGLEIFYKTAAHGSIKILPKDKMKFILELKKRCPNAQIPHNQIFD is encoded by the coding sequence ATGGAAATTAAAAAGAAAGGTGGGATAATTCCTATGGTATATCATGCAAAAACAGATATTATTTTAGCAATAATTATATTTTTATTGGTTTGGATGTTTGGGGCTATACCATTGTTTCTATTTATCAGATCTTTATCAACTGTTATTATTATGTCAATGGTCTTTATTATTTCAGTAGTTTTTATATGGTGGTACGCAAATTCTATTAAGTTTGTTTTCTGTGAAAATTATCTTTTAGTGAAAGGTGGACCATTCAAAAGTAAGATTCCTTATCAAAGTATAACGAGGGTTTCTCCAACGACAGATAAGTATACTGGTTATCTAATTTCATCATCTGATAAGGGTCTTGAAATATTTTATAAAACAGCAGCTCACGGTAGTATAAAAATTTTACCGAAAGATAAAATGAAGTTCATTTTAGAGTTAAAAAAACGATGTCCTAATGCTCAGATTCCTCACAATCAAATATTTGATTAA
- a CDS encoding NUDIX domain-containing protein, which yields MKLPETLEEAVILECFEETKVHVEIDRLVFIHENFFPVQSGPYGETQFHEISFFYLMKSIEVEIKCESYTSDGIEEKLEWLPISNLQDVFPFPEFFKSELVCLPAEIKHIVTIEEKRT from the coding sequence GTGAAGTTACCGGAAACTTTGGAAGAAGCTGTCATTCTCGAATGCTTTGAAGAAACCAAAGTGCATGTTGAAATTGATCGTTTAGTGTTTATTCATGAAAACTTTTTTCCCGTTCAAAGCGGTCCATATGGTGAAACGCAATTTCATGAAATATCATTCTTTTATTTGATGAAATCTATTGAAGTCGAAATTAAGTGTGAAAGCTACACTAGTGATGGTATTGAAGAAAAATTAGAATGGTTACCTATTTCAAATCTTCAGGATGTCTTTCCATTCCCAGAGTTCTTTAAATCAGAACTAGTTTGCTTGCCTGCTGAAATCAAACATATCGTAACGATTGAAGAAAAAAGAACATAA
- a CDS encoding class I SAM-dependent methyltransferase yields MDQNEFSGNLEKYKNPIEYDVIYENYNVDLHYIKNLLRKNIDPIIELASGTGRLAIPLAKQGFNVYAVDIHEGMLQLAIDKAKKQNVQVHFSLQDCTQLQLPISSNFIYMTGNSFQHFLTNDSQNALFQSVKKHLHPSGEFVFDTRNALLNELSIVDEYEESSVNSKGEKLTIQHREEYNPVTQILTCRSINKLEHSTFEDSILLRYTYPMELKRLLEQNGFELLHLYGSWKKSEFTKDSPSMIVHARLTK; encoded by the coding sequence ATGGATCAAAATGAGTTTAGTGGAAATTTAGAGAAATATAAAAACCCTATTGAATATGATGTAATTTATGAAAACTACAACGTAGATTTACATTATATTAAAAATCTTCTTAGGAAGAATATCGATCCGATCATTGAATTAGCTAGTGGCACAGGTCGATTAGCTATCCCCCTAGCCAAGCAAGGATTCAATGTTTATGCAGTAGATATCCATGAAGGGATGCTTCAATTGGCAATTGATAAAGCGAAAAAACAGAATGTACAAGTGCATTTCTCTTTGCAAGATTGCACGCAACTTCAATTACCTATTTCATCAAATTTCATCTATATGACAGGAAATTCATTTCAACATTTTTTAACTAATGACAGTCAAAATGCTTTATTCCAATCCGTTAAAAAGCACTTACATCCAAGTGGAGAATTTGTATTTGATACGAGAAATGCGCTTCTAAACGAACTGTCTATCGTGGATGAATACGAAGAAAGTTCAGTTAATAGCAAAGGTGAAAAACTAACCATTCAGCATCGCGAAGAATATAATCCTGTCACACAAATCTTAACTTGTCGCTCTATAAATAAGCTAGAACATTCAACTTTCGAAGATTCAATTCTACTTCGCTATACATATCCAATGGAATTGAAACGACTATTAGAACAAAACGGTTTTGAATTATTACATCTATACGGTTCATGGAAAAAAAGTGAATTTACGAAGGATAGTCCTTCTATGATTGTACATGCGCGATTAACAAAATAA
- a CDS encoding YafY family protein, with protein sequence MSKAKRLLDILLFVSAKKKFTAQEIADEFDISIRTVHRYILDLGDMGLPIYAEQGRNGGYTVLTSRLLPPILFTEDEVVSIFFAFQSLKYYRDLPFDAEISSASHKLYSSLQHDAKQKVDKLQSYIAFWNPKRAIETPLLKNVLEAAIENKNLHIQYESKSGTTTKHIHPLGVYAHDGLWYMPAFDFTKQKILLFRVDRILSIENEENKDKFLSLEEWFGSTYENKQPIRLHVLLSREGVRQCKSDPSLEDFVAIDEDGTGHIDSIIDKGELDFISPLFYRLGKHAQIVEPKELIANLQQHAKEILSMYQENE encoded by the coding sequence ATGTCAAAAGCAAAACGTTTATTAGATATTCTTTTGTTTGTGAGTGCAAAAAAGAAATTTACTGCACAAGAAATTGCTGATGAATTCGATATTTCAATTCGTACAGTTCATCGATATATTTTAGATTTAGGTGATATGGGCTTACCTATTTACGCGGAACAAGGACGAAACGGTGGTTATACTGTCCTAACGAGCAGACTTCTTCCCCCTATTTTATTTACAGAAGATGAGGTCGTTTCAATTTTCTTTGCGTTTCAATCACTCAAATATTACCGTGATTTGCCCTTTGATGCGGAAATCTCCTCCGCTTCTCATAAATTATATAGCTCACTTCAACATGACGCCAAGCAGAAAGTGGATAAACTTCAATCCTATATCGCCTTTTGGAATCCTAAAAGAGCCATAGAAACACCTTTATTGAAAAATGTTTTAGAAGCAGCCATTGAAAATAAAAATCTTCATATCCAATATGAATCCAAATCAGGTACAACTACGAAACATATTCATCCACTTGGTGTTTACGCACATGATGGATTATGGTATATGCCTGCCTTTGATTTTACGAAACAAAAAATTTTACTATTTCGAGTAGATCGTATTCTTTCTATAGAAAATGAAGAAAACAAAGATAAATTCTTAAGCTTGGAGGAGTGGTTTGGCAGCACATATGAAAATAAACAACCCATTCGTTTACACGTCTTATTATCAAGGGAAGGTGTACGTCAATGCAAAAGCGATCCAAGCCTGGAGGATTTTGTCGCCATAGATGAAGATGGAACAGGTCATATTGATTCCATTATAGACAAAGGTGAGCTTGATTTTATTAGTCCCCTTTTCTATCGGCTGGGTAAACATGCTCAAATTGTAGAACCAAAAGAATTAATCGCTAATTTACAACAGCATGCAAAGGAAATTTTATCTATGTATCAAGAAAATGAGTAA